A single region of the Drosophila takahashii strain IR98-3 E-12201 chromosome 2R, DtakHiC1v2, whole genome shotgun sequence genome encodes:
- the HLH54F gene encoding uncharacterized protein HLH54F encodes MPRKKRSSSPMDLFDDDFDEDASSQSSQPPVQRNAANARERMRMRVLSSAYGRLKTKLPNIPPDTKLSKLDTLRLATLYIKQLITAVETGSNGSHTHSHSHPHNHSHHLNHSHSSTASSDGLDTSHMAEASGAGNYHFHNSGHGMSWPFEFHQSSRSLAYVSSPSTTNSSSTRLDWQSLHPQSYPKSTRSETHVAADLSYHQLPESSHSHWYPAEMHQMEPAASCSYETGMGQHQRGLAIATSHSQGI; translated from the exons ATGCCACGCAAGAAGCGTTCTTCCAGCCCCATGGATCTTTTCGACGACGATTTCGATGAGGATGCTAGCTCTCAAA GCTCCCAGCCGCCGGTGCAGCGAAATGCGGCCAATGCCCGGgagcgaatgcgaatgcgggTGCTTTCCAGCGCCTACGGACGCCTCAAGACCAAGCTGCCCAACATTCCGCCGGACACGAAGCTCTCCAAGTTGGACACGTTGCGTCTGGCCACGCTCTACATCAAGCAGCTAATTACGGCCGTCGAAACGGGGAGCAATGGCAGCCACACCCACTCGCACAGCCACCCGCACAACCACAGTCACCACCTCAACCACAGCCACTCGAGCACCGCCAGTTCCGACGGCCTGGACACGAGTCACATGGCAGAAGCCTCCGGAGCAGGCAATTACCATTTCCACAACAGCGGACACGGCATG AGCTGGCCCTTCGAGTTCCACCAGAGCAGTCGCAGTCTGGCCTATGTCTCGTCACCTTCAACCACCAACTCCTCGTCCACTCGCCTGGATTGGCAATCCCTGCATCCGCAATCCTATCCAAAGTCCACACGCAGCGAAACCCATGTCGCCGCGGATCTCAGTTACCATCAGTTGCCGGAATCGTCGCACAGTCACTGGTATCCGGCGGAAATGCATCAAATGGAGCCAGCGGCCAGCTGTTCGTATGAGACGGGAATGGGGCAGCATCAGCGGGGTCTGGCCATAGCCACCAGTCACTCGCAAGGCATTTAA
- the ACOX1 gene encoding acyl-coenzyme A oxidase 1: MPAKQVNPDLLKERSTATFDAREFSVLWAGGEERFKEKKALEKMFLEDPALQDDLPISYLSHKELYEHSLRKACIIGQKIRKLRADGEDGVDTYNALLGGSLGAAILKEGNPLALHYVMFVPTIMGQGTMDQQVEWLSKAWDCEIIGTYAQTELGHGTFLRGLETRADYDASTQEFVINTPSLSAYKWWPGGLGHTANHAVVVAQLYTKGEFRGLAPFIVQLRDSDTHQPMPGIDIGDIGTKLGMKGVNNGYLGLKNVRVPLNNMLMKNQQVLPDGTYVAPKNSVLTYGTMMFVRCALIRDTAQSLAKASTIATRYSAVRRQSPIDPNQPEPQIMDHTTQQLKLFPQIAKAIVFKTTGDGIWNMYNVISGEIEQGNLDRLPEMHALSCCLKAICSADATAGVETCRLSCGGHGYMDCSNFPTIYGMTTAVCTYEGENTVMLLQTARYLVKVYGQALNGEKLVPTVSYINEALNQKKFVNFDGSLESIVKAFQFVAANKTRIAYEQIELRRKQGHGVEVAANLCGTFLTAAADLHGRAFLAQTAYTELLALSREVSPALADVLKVVLELYLVDACLNRIGDFLRFIDLTDQDVTSLEVRLENCLKRLRPNAVNLVDSFDLHDRVLDSALGAYDGNVYEHIFESTKKNPLNKEPVNGAFHKYLKPFMKAHL; this comes from the exons ATGCCAGCCAAACAAGTGAATCCGGACCTGCTGAAGGAGCGCAGCACGGCCACCTTCGATGCCCGGGAGTTCTCCGTTTTGTGGGCGGGCGGCGAGGAGCGCTTTAAGGAGAAGAAGGCCCTAG agaaaatgtTTCTGGAGGATCCTGCCCTTCAGGACGACCTGCCCATTTCTTATTTGTCGCACAAGGAGCTCTATGAACACAGTCTGCGCAAAGCCTGCATCATTGGGCAGAAGATCCGAAAGCTACGTGCTGATGGCGAGGATGGAGTGGATACCTACAA TGCTTTGCTCGGTGGATCCTTGGGGGCGGCTATTTTGAAGGAGGGCAATCCTCTGGCCCTGCACTACGTGATGTTTGTGCCCACCATCATGGGCCAGGGAACGATGGACCAGCAGGTGGAGTGGCTGAGCAAGGCCTGGGACTGCGAGATCATTGGCACCTACGCTCAGACAGAGCTGGGTCACGGAACCTTCCTGCGTGGCCTGGAGACCCGGGCCGACTACGATGCCAGCACCCAGGAGTTTGTGATAAACACACCTTCACTCAGTGCCTACAAGTGGTGGCCAGGAGGAT TGGGACACACTGCCAACCAtgcggtggtggtggctcAGCTCTACACCAAGGGCGAGTTCCGAGGCCTGGCTCCCTTCATTGTCCAGCTGAGGGATTCCGACACGCACCAACCCATGCCGGGCATCGACATCGGAGATATTGGCACCAAGCTCGGCATGAAGGGCGTGAACAATGGCTATCTGGGCCTGAAGAACGTGCGCGTGCCTTTGAACAACATGCTGATGAAGAACCAGCAGGTTCTGCCCGATGGCACCTATGTGGCGCCCAAGAACAGCGTGCTTACCTACGGAACTATG ATGTTTGTGCGTTGTGCTCTGATCCGTGATACTGCACAGAGCCTGGCCAAGGCATCCACCATTGCCACCAGGTACTCGGCTGTCCGACGACAGAGCCCCATTGATCCCAACCAGCCGGAACCCCAAATCATGGATCACACCACACAGCAGCTTAAGCTTTTCCCCCAGATAGCCAAGGCTATTGTTTTTAAGACGACGGGGGATGGCATTTGGAACATGTACAATGTGATATCTGGCGAGATCGAGCAGGGAAACCTGGATCGCCTCCCGGAAATGCATGCTCTGTCCTGCTGTCTGAAGGCCATCTGCAGTGCTGATGCCACCGCCGGCGTGGAAACCTGCCGTCTGTCCTGCGGCGGACACGGTTACATGGACTGCTCCAACTTTCCCACGATTTACGGCATGACCACAGCTGTGTGCACTTATGAGGGCGAGAACACAGTGATGCTGCTGCAGACTGCTCGCTATCTGGTTAAGGTCTATGGACAGGCGCTGAACGGAGAGAAGTTGGTGCCCACGGTTTCCTACATAAATGAGGCACTGAACCAAAAGAAATTCGTTAACTTCGATGGATCATTGGAGTCCATTGTCAAGGCATTCCAGTTTGTAGCCGCCAA caAAACCCGCATTGCCTACGAACAGATTGAACTGCGTCGCAAGCAGGGACATGGTGTTGAGGTGGCAGCTAACCTGTGTGGAACCTTCCTGACAGCAGCTGCAgat CTTCATGGACGTGCCTTCCTGGCGCAGACTGCCTACACGGAACTCTTGGCCTTATCCCGCGAGGTCTCGCCTGCTTTGGCTGATGTCCTGAAGGTGGTGCTGGAGCTTTATCTGGTGGACGCCTGCCTCAACCGCATTGGCGACTTCTTGCGG TTTATTGATCTAACCGATCAAGACGTCACGTCACTAGAAGTGCGCCTAGAAAACTGCTTAAAGCGCCTGCGTCCCAATGCCGTCAACCTGGTGGACAGCTTCGATCTGCACGATCGCGTTTTAGACTCCGCATTGGGCGCCTACGATGGCAATGTGTACGAGCACATCTTCGAGTCTACGAAGAAGAATCCGCTGAACAAGGAGCCAGTGAACGGAGCATTCCACAAGTACTTGAAGCCATTCATGAAGGCTCACCTCTAG
- the LOC108058825 gene encoding uncharacterized protein — MVDRGNNLVLPVGPCSSELTESQASFAAPKIKKVLPTRANRMEQFLWQELFDEYNRQASAQVDLGEDRTEYYDQFCKDVPPKNGETEEVLINKYPLYCTTAVTVWNHEGDVTQTFKRKYSITRPINECTEKFAL; from the exons ATGGTTGATCGTGGTAATAATTTGGTGCTCCCAGTGGGTCCTTGTTCCTCGGAACTTACGGAGTCCCAAGCCAGCTTTGCTGCACCCAAAATTAAGAAAGTTCTGC CCACTCGGGCAAATCGTATGGAGCAGTTCTTATGGCAGGAGCTCTTTGACGAATACAACCGACAGGCTTCGGCTCAAGTGGATTTGGGTGAGGACCGCACCGAGTACTACGACCAATTCTGTAAGGATGTCCCACCAAAGAACGGCGAAACTGAGGAGGTTCTGATTAACAAGTATCCACTGTACTGCACCACTGCCGTTACCGTCTGGAATCACGAAGGGGATGTCACCCAGACTTTTAAGAGGAAATATTCTATAACTCGACCTATAAACGAGTGTACGGAAAAGTTTGCACTTTAG
- the OstDelta gene encoding dolichyl-diphosphooligosaccharide--protein glycosyltransferase subunit 2 — MLKLGLILLGVMVACGPTWSARTVDSHLGQKDLSRLQNVFVDGFGSSDLQSVFFSSLNIQLTDAKQKEPLCKKIATLHAESKLNSFEKDYYFIGASKNLGCSAKIDEGLLSKVYASLNSELGSSQEIFYRVVTHKVLGVEINEAAQGKLVKRLQELLKKDDTLSGLGYAFNVAPFLGASASFIANRVEDAIVQADEVDGKLLQFEGGLSITSLIINGAFGVSKTFNKPLPVTADQAVKFANYFLSRRSVQTAKGAHVLIEALKTISGAEKIAPVCVQLIGNGQLEAQSPTLNVAVVDLLGKPLSPAPKSIIAKVTNKKDSSVLAEKIAVASKSSDKTTYVADLASLKPARGVYQAELSADGVYTQTLQFKILGRVKVQSLEVGIAESDASAATRKQSVTYPGKLQEVLSADSTQKLLLKALLVEESNGKPLAVHQAFVRLYNKKLDKEIIFVAEQDSSKAYKFDMDVGNNGKNFQYQSGTYSIYLTVGDASLSNSFEWLVAEVQLKFNEEKEVKPKSSAGPLPEIIHQFRVPDKRPPRIVSDIFTGLCITPLVLLFVFWGKLGINVSNLTLAPSTIGFHLGFGGILVLFFVFWLQLNMFQTLRLLIPIAVFTFLAGNRLLRRLYAQRNSKASAS; from the exons ATGTTAAAGTTAG GTCTGATTCTCCTCGGCGTGATGGTCGCCTGCGGGCCGACGTGGAGCGCCCGCACCGTGGACAGCCACCTAGGGCAAAAGGATCTCAGCCGCCTGCAGAATGTCTTCGTGGACGGATTCGGCTCCAGCGACCTGCAGTCGGTCTTCTTCTCCAGCCTCAACATCCAGCTGACCGACGCCAAGCAGAAGGAGCCGCTGTGCAAGAAGATTGCCACGCTGCATGCGGAATCCAAGCTGAAC AGCTTCGAAAAGGACTACTACTTCATTGGTGCTAGCAAGAATCTGGGCTGCTCCGCCAAGATCGACGAGGGTCTGCTCTCCAAGGTGTACGCCTCCCTGAACTCGGAACTGGGCAGCTCCCAGGAGATCTTCTACCGCGTGGTCACCCACAAGGTGCTCGGCGTCGAGATCAACGAAGCGGCTCAGGGAAAACTGGTGAAGCGGCTCCAGGAGCTGCTCAAGAAGGATGATACGCTCAGCGGTCTGGGCTATGCCTTCAATGTTGCCCCCTTTCTGGGAGCCAGTGCCTCATTCATTGCCAATCGCGTGGAGGATGCCATCGTGCAGGCGGACGAAGTGGACGGCAAGCTCCTCCAGTTCGAGGGCGGCCTCAGCATCACCTCGCTGATAATCAACGGTGCTTTCGGCGTGAGCAAGACCTTCAACAAACCGCTGCCCGTTACTGCCGATCAGGCGGTCAAGTTCGCCAACTACTTCCTCAGCCGGCGGTCCGTCCAAACGGCCAAGGGAGCCCATGTGCTGATCGAGGCGCTGAAGACCATCAGTGGAGCCGAGAAGATTGCCCCCGTTTGCGTGCAGCTCATTGGGAATGGTCAACTGGAGGCCCAGTCCCCGACTCTAAATGTGGCTGTGGTTGATCTGCTGGGCAAACCTCTGTCTCCCGCCCCCAAATCCATCATTGCCAAGGTGACCAACAAGAAGGACAGCTCTGTGCTGGCCGAGAAGATCGCTGTGGCCTCGAAATCCTCCGACAAGACCACCTATGTGGCTGATTTGGCCAGCCTGAAGCCCGCTCGCGGCGTTTACCAGGCGGAGTTGAGTGCCGATGGTGTCTACACGCAGACTCTGCAGTTCAAGATTCTCGGCCGCGTCAAGGTTCAGTCCCTGGAGGTGGGCATTGCCGAGTCCGATGCCAGCGCCGCCACCCGCAAACAGAGCGTCACCTATCCCGGCAAGCTGCAGGAGGTTCTCTCGGCGGACAGCACCCAGAAGCTGCTGCTGAAGGCCCTGCTGGTGGAGGAGTCCAACGGAAAGCCCCTGGCTGTCCACCAGGCCTTCGTCCGGCTGTACAATAAGAAGCTCGACAAGGAGATCATCTTTGTGGCCGAGCAGGATAGCAGCAAGGCCTACAAGTTCGACATGGATGTGGGCAACAATGGCAAGAACTTCCAGTACCAGAGCGGCACCTACAGCATTTACCTGACCGTGGGCGATGCCTCGTTGTCCAACTCCTTCGAGTGGCTGGTGGCCGAAGTGCAGTTGAAGTTCAACGAGGAGAAGG AAGTCAAGCCCAAGAGCAGTGCTGGTCCCCTGCCCGAGATCATCCATCAGTTCCGTGTGCCCGACAAGCGCCCGCCTCGCATTGTGTCCGACATCTTCACCGGACTGTGCATCACTCCGCTGGTCCTGCTCTTCGTGTTCTGGGGCAAGCTCGGCATTAATGTCTCGAATTTAACGCTGGCGCCCAGCACGATCGGGTTCCATTTGGGATTCGGTGGCATCCTGGTGCTGTTCTTCGTCTTCTGGCTGCAACTGAACATGTTCCAGACACTGCGCCTGCTGATCCCCATCGCAGTATTCACATTCCTGGCTGGCAACCGATTGCTGAGGCGTCTCTACGCACAACGCAACTCGAAGGCCAGTGCGTCGTAA